From a single bacterium genomic region:
- a CDS encoding SDR family oxidoreductase has translation MNLMQTQRHVLVTGASGFLGEHVARHLAVNGGRVAGTFFSHAIEIPYADLAPVDLRDEKAVHRLIRDMQPAAVIHCAATTSPAFCQQEPESAKAAILDATRFLVEAIQEKQPETPFLAVSTDLVFDGEHAPYGAGAEAKPVSVYGSLKLQAEALVAELPRGVVIRPALIYGPPGTHSRSFLGWMRENLAAGKPLGLFEDEVRTPVYVDDLADAMVAILEHGETGIWHAGGPGPLNRMQMGELVCRVFEYDRSLLRPQRLADSDYAAPRPRNVSLDSSQLWETLDRSPRSFESGLRRIAVLEEHESST, from the coding sequence ATGAATCTGATGCAGACACAGCGGCACGTGTTGGTCACTGGTGCCAGCGGGTTCCTGGGTGAGCACGTCGCGCGACATCTGGCCGTCAACGGTGGACGGGTCGCAGGGACGTTCTTTTCGCACGCGATCGAGATCCCGTATGCGGATCTGGCTCCGGTCGACCTGCGGGATGAGAAGGCCGTCCACCGTCTGATTCGCGATATGCAGCCCGCAGCCGTGATCCACTGCGCGGCGACGACCAGTCCCGCCTTTTGCCAACAGGAACCGGAATCGGCAAAGGCCGCCATCCTGGATGCGACTCGCTTTCTGGTCGAAGCGATCCAGGAAAAACAGCCGGAAACCCCGTTCTTGGCCGTGTCCACAGACCTCGTCTTCGACGGAGAGCATGCTCCCTACGGCGCAGGCGCCGAGGCCAAACCTGTCAGTGTGTACGGCAGTCTGAAGTTGCAGGCAGAGGCGCTTGTCGCCGAGTTGCCGCGAGGCGTTGTCATCCGTCCCGCGCTGATCTACGGGCCGCCCGGAACTCACAGCCGCAGTTTCCTCGGGTGGATGAGGGAGAACTTGGCCGCCGGAAAGCCGCTGGGACTGTTCGAAGACGAAGTGCGAACACCCGTTTACGTGGATGATTTGGCGGACGCGATGGTGGCCATTCTGGAGCATGGTGAGACCGGCATCTGGCACGCAGGAGGGCCCGGACCTTTGAATCGGATGCAGATGGGAGAGCTTGTCTGTCGCGTCTTCGAATACGATCGGAGCCTTCTCCGGCCTCAGCGTCTCGCCGATTCGGACTATGCGGCCCCGAGGCCACGCAACGTCTCTCTCGATTCCAGCCAATTGTGGGAGACGCTGGATCGTTCGCCCAGGTCCTTCGAATCCGGACTCCGGCGAATTGCAGTGCTCGAAGAACACGAATCCAGTACTTAA
- the mfd gene encoding transcription-repair coupling factor, producing the protein MVSLANQKTAEVLSKLLSERCETFAEMIRLVEDESKSVVLQNLEGSALAYVAAGLQAKLNRPVLILTAGMERAEQLVDDLDFFGVEQALHYPKWEVLPYDEDDLSIEVTSKHLDVFEALYQSQSGRRKKAPIVCAPIDATMQKVLPHDRLDELMVRFEWGDRVDMGALTEKLDRAGYEREALVESRGEFSIRGSIVDIYPPNSDDPIRLDLFGDEIESIRKFDIVTQRSTEQLGTEALVALPPTRLKHQIESYLNDGKALVPFFDHLPPDTIILLDAPERYEEVCTYFASAVERQFFEILHEESELGSPDKLIIEPGPIHREIEKFRRIEHSRLPIETPGVHPLRFETAGYTALSGDLQAWIGVIRKRQAEDFLVVVVCDNEGQVQRFDEVLREHEVSARSLVTEAEAAAYKPRDVLEGYRDVLLIVGGMHEGFAFNDARVAIVTDREIFGRYKRRHVYKKIYKGKPIATSNEIKRGDYVVHVEHGVGQFSGMRQQNIDNRIVDLLELVYQDNNKLLVPVEKIRFVQRFASADSDNVALDRLGSTRWAKRKKKSNEEIEKMAEALLELYAKREVSKRDPFGPDTIWQSEFESSFPYQETPDQIKAILEAKRDMERYRPMDRLLCGDVGYGKTEVAIRGVFKAVQEKKQAAVLVPTTILALQHFRTFRERFADYPCRVELLSRFQKPKEVKEIKNGLKSGEVQVVIGTHKLLSKEVQFLDLGLLVIDEEQRFGVKAKERLKEMRTEVDILTMTATPIPRTLHMALSGLRDLSVITTPPPDRHPIKTKIIHFSEEQIAEAILRELNRGGQVFFIHNRVHNIHEVANRLQKIVPHARIGVAHGQMKEDELENHMLEFMEGNYDILVSTTIVESGIDIQNANTIIVNRADAFGLAQLYQLRGRVGREKRRAYAYLIVPQGQAITETAVKRLAAIEEFTELGSGFNIAMRDMEIRGAGNLLGKEQHGIVNQIGFDLYCEMLQDAVARLRGEDMHDQHDVEIKWPMSCYIPAPYVPVETQRVNFYKRLAMMREQDEVGDLSDELRDRYGELPSPVESILAITRLRLAAARLRVGLIDATGARIRITLVAPEAQSWKTEVESAAKKTDGVASAFAEGTNTIVASLDSKFDLEKVRALTSLLNEIHQLLKAEAETG; encoded by the coding sequence ATGGTGTCGCTGGCGAATCAGAAAACCGCGGAAGTGCTCAGCAAGCTTCTGAGCGAACGGTGCGAGACGTTCGCCGAAATGATTCGCCTCGTCGAAGACGAGTCGAAGTCGGTGGTGCTGCAGAATCTCGAAGGATCGGCACTGGCGTATGTGGCGGCTGGTCTGCAGGCGAAGCTGAATCGCCCTGTTCTAATTCTGACCGCAGGGATGGAACGCGCCGAACAACTGGTCGACGATCTCGATTTCTTCGGCGTTGAGCAGGCGCTGCATTACCCCAAGTGGGAAGTTCTCCCGTACGACGAGGACGACCTTTCGATCGAAGTCACCTCGAAGCATCTCGATGTTTTCGAGGCGCTGTATCAATCGCAGTCCGGGCGACGCAAGAAAGCCCCGATCGTCTGTGCGCCAATCGATGCGACCATGCAGAAGGTGCTGCCGCACGATCGGCTCGACGAGTTGATGGTCCGGTTCGAATGGGGCGACCGCGTGGATATGGGCGCGCTGACTGAGAAGTTGGATCGCGCAGGCTACGAGCGGGAAGCCCTGGTCGAATCGCGCGGCGAATTCTCCATCCGTGGCAGTATCGTCGACATTTACCCGCCGAATTCCGACGATCCGATTCGACTCGATCTGTTCGGCGACGAGATCGAATCGATCCGCAAATTCGATATCGTCACGCAGCGCTCGACTGAGCAGTTGGGGACAGAGGCACTGGTAGCCCTGCCGCCTACGCGCTTGAAGCACCAGATTGAGTCCTATCTCAACGATGGCAAAGCGCTCGTTCCGTTCTTCGATCATCTGCCTCCGGACACGATCATCCTGTTGGATGCGCCGGAACGATACGAAGAAGTCTGCACGTACTTCGCCTCAGCAGTTGAGCGACAGTTCTTTGAGATTCTGCACGAGGAGTCGGAACTGGGCTCGCCCGACAAGCTGATCATCGAACCAGGTCCGATCCATCGCGAGATCGAGAAGTTCCGCCGCATCGAGCATTCCCGGCTCCCAATCGAGACACCGGGCGTTCATCCGCTAAGATTCGAGACGGCGGGCTATACGGCCCTGAGTGGCGATCTGCAGGCCTGGATCGGGGTGATCCGCAAGCGCCAGGCGGAGGACTTCCTGGTCGTCGTTGTGTGCGATAATGAAGGCCAGGTGCAGCGATTCGACGAGGTTCTGCGCGAGCACGAGGTCAGCGCGCGATCGCTCGTTACGGAAGCGGAAGCCGCCGCGTATAAGCCGCGCGATGTCCTGGAGGGCTATCGCGACGTACTGCTGATTGTTGGGGGAATGCACGAAGGATTCGCGTTCAACGACGCGCGCGTCGCGATCGTCACGGACCGGGAGATCTTCGGGCGCTACAAACGCCGTCATGTCTACAAGAAGATCTACAAAGGCAAGCCGATCGCCACGTCGAACGAGATCAAGCGCGGCGACTATGTCGTACATGTCGAACACGGCGTCGGGCAGTTCTCCGGAATGCGACAGCAGAACATCGACAACCGAATCGTGGATCTTCTGGAGCTTGTGTACCAGGACAACAACAAGCTACTGGTGCCGGTCGAGAAGATTCGCTTCGTTCAGCGATTTGCATCGGCAGACAGCGACAACGTCGCGCTCGACCGCCTGGGCTCGACGCGATGGGCGAAGCGCAAGAAGAAGTCGAACGAAGAAATTGAGAAGATGGCGGAGGCGCTGCTGGAACTCTACGCGAAGCGCGAGGTTTCCAAACGCGATCCCTTTGGCCCCGATACGATCTGGCAGTCCGAGTTCGAGTCCTCGTTCCCCTACCAGGAAACGCCAGATCAGATCAAAGCGATCCTCGAGGCAAAACGTGACATGGAGCGCTATCGCCCGATGGATCGTCTGCTATGCGGCGATGTCGGCTACGGCAAGACGGAAGTCGCAATCCGCGGGGTCTTCAAGGCTGTTCAGGAGAAGAAGCAGGCAGCCGTCCTGGTGCCGACAACGATCCTGGCACTGCAGCACTTCCGCACGTTCCGGGAGCGCTTTGCCGATTACCCGTGCCGGGTGGAGTTGTTGAGTCGCTTTCAGAAGCCGAAGGAAGTGAAGGAGATCAAGAACGGCCTGAAGAGCGGCGAAGTGCAAGTTGTCATCGGCACGCACAAGCTTCTGAGCAAGGAAGTGCAGTTCCTGGATCTGGGCCTGCTTGTGATCGACGAGGAGCAGCGATTCGGCGTGAAAGCCAAGGAGCGCTTGAAGGAAATGCGCACCGAGGTCGATATCCTGACGATGACGGCAACGCCGATTCCGCGCACGCTGCACATGGCGCTGTCGGGCCTGCGCGACTTGTCGGTCATCACGACTCCCCCGCCGGATCGGCACCCGATCAAGACAAAGATCATTCACTTCAGCGAAGAGCAGATTGCCGAGGCGATCCTGCGCGAGTTGAACCGCGGCGGGCAGGTCTTCTTCATCCACAATCGCGTTCACAACATTCACGAGGTCGCGAATCGGCTGCAGAAGATCGTGCCGCACGCGCGAATCGGCGTGGCGCATGGTCAGATGAAGGAAGATGAACTCGAGAACCACATGCTCGAGTTCATGGAGGGCAACTACGACATCCTGGTCTCCACAACGATCGTCGAGTCCGGGATCGATATCCAAAATGCGAACACGATTATCGTAAACCGCGCCGATGCGTTCGGCCTGGCTCAGTTGTATCAGTTGCGCGGTCGCGTCGGTCGCGAGAAACGCCGTGCCTATGCATACCTGATAGTACCGCAGGGCCAGGCCATTACGGAGACGGCCGTGAAGCGATTGGCGGCGATCGAAGAGTTCACGGAGCTGGGATCCGGCTTCAACATCGCGATGCGAGATATGGAGATCCGCGGCGCTGGCAACTTGCTTGGAAAAGAGCAACACGGCATCGTCAACCAGATCGGCTTCGACCTCTACTGCGAGATGCTCCAGGACGCAGTCGCGCGCCTGCGCGGCGAGGATATGCACGATCAACACGATGTCGAAATCAAGTGGCCGATGAGCTGTTACATTCCGGCGCCGTATGTTCCGGTCGAGACTCAACGTGTGAATTTCTACAAGCGCCTCGCCATGATGCGGGAACAGGACGAAGTCGGCGATTTGTCGGACGAACTTCGGGATCGCTACGGCGAATTGCCGTCCCCCGTGGAGTCCATTCTGGCAATCACGCGGCTGCGCCTGGCGGCGGCCCGCCTCAGGGTTGGTCTCATTGACGCAACTGGTGCGCGAATTCGAATAACTCTTGTTGCCCCCGAAGCGCAGTCATGGAAAACGGAAGTCGAATCCGCCGCCAAGAAGACTGATGGTGTCGCGTCAGCCTTCGCGGAGGGGACAAACACGATCGTCGCTTCCCTAGACTCCAAGTTTGACCTGGAGAAGGTGCGAGCGCTGACGAGCTTGCTGAATGAAATTCACCAATTGCTCAAAGCAGAAGCCGAAACGGGCTAG
- the greA gene encoding transcription elongation factor GreA — protein MQESDIQLYERLRDLVRAKKFDELDEAWLQVVEGEPRAAAFHERFARYLVNKKQLDRLGDLYSVLLDQRNSSGAHDRVFDIAEILLGMNEELEFLRPHLVTAAKGVHKDREPERVEEFLRISGLGGETPNIGGALSRFQDLAGASKGQVFRHSQWGLGVVTDLDARQGSAILDFPRKKGHRMTIEGIKNYLIRIPNEHVLARIARTQEEFKAEAFEDPASAVRVTLKSYGGKIKAADMKKAFLEGLMTDAEYKKWWGKAREEMRLDPWIDTKGSGLNMEIILRKEPRSFIDEVKDQLVAANDPASRRTVLRDIARHGADAELTEEDVDRLFALFRQPVDDDKLEDDAELFAHGLLFEEYSDLFPEGAENPVNVDEMLAREDVGELISGAAVFELQRRALERLFVMKNDDAAVAQICSEVVIDGEPRLTSWIEKALEQRGLEEMRSYCLERVLARPERNPEAFIWIAKNIIEGTFSHLHEAFPPIMILEEILSVMAELEEELDRAETAEEEKDIEKALGRFRGMLQENHSKFIRLAVKQATGEEARKFLTQVNMHRTLPNQLRDAAEHLVHDAHPDLKKPSRQEEEEERRRPAYHYALNDSVENKRRELSHILNVEIPQNSEAIGIARELGDLRENAEYHAAKDRQKLLMQQAAELEELIARARVVEGDQVRTDQVRFGTRVRLFNHGEKKEEAITLLGIWEADPSQQIISYLTPMGSQVMNRKVGDKFDVQLPGDRKEKYEILGIEKAI, from the coding sequence TTGCAAGAGTCGGATATTCAACTGTACGAACGGCTGCGAGACCTGGTCCGCGCAAAGAAGTTTGATGAGCTGGACGAGGCCTGGCTTCAGGTCGTCGAGGGTGAGCCGCGGGCGGCGGCCTTCCATGAGCGATTCGCCCGATATCTGGTGAACAAGAAGCAATTGGATCGCCTCGGTGATTTGTATTCCGTCCTGCTGGACCAGCGGAATTCCTCCGGCGCCCATGATCGCGTTTTCGACATCGCGGAGATCCTCCTGGGTATGAACGAGGAGCTGGAGTTCCTGCGCCCCCACCTGGTGACGGCGGCAAAGGGTGTCCACAAGGATCGCGAGCCTGAACGGGTCGAGGAGTTCCTGCGAATCTCCGGCCTGGGCGGCGAAACTCCGAACATCGGCGGAGCGCTATCCCGGTTTCAGGACCTGGCCGGCGCTTCGAAGGGCCAGGTTTTCCGCCACAGCCAGTGGGGCCTGGGCGTTGTGACCGATCTGGACGCGCGCCAGGGCTCTGCCATCCTGGATTTCCCCCGCAAGAAGGGGCACCGGATGACCATCGAGGGGATCAAGAACTACCTGATCCGTATTCCGAACGAGCACGTGCTTGCCCGCATTGCCCGCACCCAGGAAGAGTTCAAGGCTGAGGCCTTTGAAGATCCGGCATCGGCCGTGCGCGTGACGCTGAAGAGCTACGGCGGCAAGATCAAGGCGGCGGACATGAAGAAGGCCTTCCTCGAAGGCCTAATGACGGATGCCGAATACAAGAAGTGGTGGGGCAAAGCCCGCGAGGAGATGCGTCTCGATCCCTGGATCGACACAAAGGGCTCTGGCCTCAACATGGAGATCATCCTGCGCAAGGAACCGCGCTCCTTCATCGACGAAGTGAAGGATCAGTTGGTCGCAGCGAACGATCCGGCCTCGCGCCGTACCGTTCTGCGCGACATCGCCCGCCATGGCGCCGATGCAGAGCTGACTGAAGAGGACGTGGATCGGCTGTTCGCGCTCTTCCGCCAGCCCGTCGATGACGATAAGTTGGAAGATGATGCGGAGCTGTTCGCGCACGGTCTGCTTTTTGAGGAATACAGCGATTTGTTCCCCGAAGGCGCCGAGAATCCAGTGAATGTCGACGAGATGCTCGCCCGCGAGGATGTCGGCGAGTTGATCTCCGGTGCAGCCGTCTTCGAGCTTCAGCGAAGGGCGCTCGAGCGCCTGTTCGTGATGAAGAATGACGACGCGGCAGTGGCCCAGATTTGCTCGGAAGTCGTCATTGATGGCGAGCCTCGGTTGACGTCCTGGATCGAGAAGGCGCTGGAGCAGCGAGGTCTCGAAGAGATGCGTTCCTACTGTCTGGAGCGCGTATTGGCTCGTCCGGAGCGCAATCCGGAAGCCTTCATCTGGATCGCGAAGAACATCATCGAGGGCACGTTCTCTCACCTGCACGAGGCCTTCCCGCCGATCATGATCCTGGAGGAAATCCTCTCGGTCATGGCAGAGTTGGAGGAAGAGCTGGATCGCGCAGAGACCGCCGAGGAAGAGAAGGACATCGAGAAGGCGCTCGGACGTTTCCGCGGAATGCTGCAGGAGAATCACTCGAAGTTCATTCGCCTGGCCGTCAAGCAGGCGACGGGAGAGGAAGCTCGGAAGTTCCTGACCCAGGTGAACATGCACCGAACACTGCCGAATCAGTTGCGCGACGCCGCGGAGCATCTTGTCCACGACGCGCATCCGGATCTGAAGAAGCCGTCGCGCCAGGAAGAGGAAGAGGAGCGTCGTCGTCCCGCGTATCACTATGCACTCAACGATTCCGTGGAAAATAAGCGCAGGGAACTGAGCCACATCCTGAACGTGGAAATCCCCCAGAACAGCGAGGCCATCGGCATCGCGCGCGAACTGGGCGATTTGCGCGAGAACGCCGAGTACCATGCGGCGAAGGACCGTCAGAAGCTGCTGATGCAGCAGGCGGCGGAACTCGAGGAGTTGATCGCCCGGGCTCGCGTCGTAGAAGGCGACCAGGTGCGCACCGACCAGGTTCGCTTCGGAACGCGCGTGCGGCTGTTCAATCACGGCGAGAAGAAAGAAGAGGCCATCACGCTTCTGGGCATTTGGGAAGCGGATCCCTCTCAGCAGATCATCTCCTACCTGACCCCGATGGGCTCGCAGGTGATGAATCGAAAAGTCGGCGACAAGTTCGATGTCCAGTTGCCCGGTGACCGCAAAGAGAAGTATGAAATCCTCGGCATCGAGAAAGCAATCTAG
- a CDS encoding ABC transporter ATP-binding protein, whose protein sequence is MPVLLQAEGVKKVYHDGERILEVLSGADILVRRGEFVSIVGQSGSGKSTLLHILGALDRASSGEITFEGQSFMKMSSSQLARLRAARIGFIYQFHHLLPEFTALENVYLPGMINRRPTNVIVDKAAASLTSVGLGNRLEHRPPKLSGGEQQRVALARAIMNDPLLVLADEPTGDLDQKTGREVLEYVLGQTVEMGRSLVVVTHDPQIAARADRQYRLEAGRLVPG, encoded by the coding sequence ATGCCGGTGCTGCTGCAGGCCGAGGGCGTCAAGAAGGTCTATCACGACGGCGAACGAATCCTGGAAGTCCTGTCGGGCGCGGACATTCTCGTCCGCCGGGGCGAGTTCGTCTCGATCGTCGGGCAAAGCGGATCGGGCAAGTCCACGCTGCTGCACATCCTGGGGGCGTTGGATCGAGCCAGCTCGGGCGAGATCACCTTCGAGGGCCAGTCCTTCATGAAGATGTCATCAAGCCAACTGGCTCGGCTGCGCGCCGCTCGGATCGGGTTCATCTACCAGTTCCACCACCTGCTTCCCGAGTTTACAGCACTGGAAAACGTGTACTTACCTGGGATGATCAACAGACGACCGACGAACGTGATCGTGGACAAGGCGGCCGCATCGCTGACAAGCGTGGGCCTTGGGAATCGCCTCGAGCACCGCCCTCCGAAGCTGTCCGGCGGCGAGCAGCAGCGCGTGGCGCTGGCCCGGGCGATCATGAACGATCCGCTTCTGGTTCTGGCCGATGAGCCGACCGGCGACCTGGACCAGAAGACCGGCCGCGAGGTGCTGGAATATGTGCTGGGGCAGACCGTGGAGATGGGCCGTTCGCTGGTTGTGGTGACCCACGATCCCCAGATTGCCGCCCGGGCGGATCGCCAGTATCGCCTGGAAGCCGGCCGCCTGGTGCCGGGCTGA
- a CDS encoding NAD(P)H-hydrate dehydratase gives MKIVTPAEMREIDRITIQERGIPGIELMDRAGAAIARGMAELIEPGPVAIVCGKGNNGGDGFVAARCLAYAGYHPVVIPLLGTELKGDAKTAFEAMPNERVLLRSIETEEEFRALLEEVDGVIDAILGTGASPPLRDPISWAVRAMNESGLPIVAADVPTGLDSETGEADEAVRAARTVTIGLPKLGMLSAAGVQACGNVWVEAIQFPKDLLDNPENKRNTLLPVEAAALLPDRPLDSHKGTYGTVVVCAGSAAYPGAATMCGLGALRSGAGLVRMHVPDAIRPTVAGLLPEAIWSNAGHSANHHGALSDATLADLMAKSKALLVGPGLGTADETADFVEQLLLACDQPMLLDADALNAISMRRRLLDRLTSRHIITPHPGEMARLLGTDIASVQKNRWRTAAEAADRLGCVVLLKGYGTLVAEPAGQIVHIPSGNTALARGGSGDVLAGLIAGLLAQGMTPFDAACLGAFVCGWAADYLVRQRSARGVIVREIADAIPYAFRELEAVKGKTPFGRPGAR, from the coding sequence ATGAAAATCGTTACACCCGCTGAGATGAGGGAAATCGATCGCATCACGATTCAAGAGCGCGGGATTCCGGGCATCGAGTTGATGGATCGCGCGGGAGCGGCGATTGCTCGCGGCATGGCGGAACTGATCGAACCCGGTCCTGTCGCCATCGTTTGCGGCAAAGGAAACAATGGAGGCGATGGGTTCGTTGCGGCGCGTTGCCTGGCGTACGCGGGCTATCATCCGGTCGTGATTCCGCTGTTGGGGACTGAGTTGAAGGGCGATGCAAAGACGGCTTTCGAGGCGATGCCCAACGAGCGGGTTCTTCTTCGATCGATCGAAACGGAGGAGGAATTCCGGGCGCTGCTCGAAGAAGTCGATGGCGTAATCGACGCCATCCTCGGAACGGGCGCCTCGCCTCCGCTACGGGATCCGATTTCATGGGCAGTGCGCGCCATGAACGAGAGCGGTCTGCCCATCGTTGCCGCCGATGTTCCGACCGGTCTGGATTCCGAAACCGGTGAAGCCGATGAAGCTGTCCGCGCGGCCCGAACGGTAACGATTGGACTGCCCAAGCTGGGGATGCTCTCGGCCGCGGGCGTACAGGCATGCGGCAACGTCTGGGTCGAGGCAATCCAGTTCCCGAAGGACCTCCTGGACAATCCGGAGAACAAGCGCAATACGCTGCTGCCGGTTGAGGCGGCTGCACTGCTGCCCGATCGCCCGCTGGACAGCCACAAGGGGACCTACGGAACGGTCGTGGTCTGTGCCGGGTCGGCGGCATATCCCGGCGCTGCGACCATGTGCGGACTGGGAGCGCTGAGAAGCGGCGCGGGCCTCGTGCGTATGCACGTTCCGGATGCCATCCGCCCGACGGTTGCGGGTCTGCTGCCCGAGGCGATCTGGAGCAATGCCGGTCACTCGGCGAACCATCACGGCGCACTCTCCGACGCGACGCTGGCAGATCTGATGGCGAAGTCGAAAGCGCTTCTTGTGGGACCGGGACTGGGAACGGCGGACGAGACTGCAGATTTCGTTGAGCAACTCCTCCTCGCCTGCGATCAGCCAATGCTTCTGGACGCTGATGCGCTCAATGCCATTTCAATGCGCCGGCGACTGCTGGATCGCCTGACAAGCCGGCACATCATCACGCCACATCCCGGCGAAATGGCGCGGCTGCTGGGAACCGATATCGCTTCGGTGCAGAAGAATCGCTGGCGGACGGCCGCAGAGGCAGCGGATCGGCTGGGATGCGTGGTCTTGCTGAAGGGCTACGGGACACTCGTAGCCGAGCCCGCCGGCCAGATTGTGCACATTCCCTCCGGCAACACGGCGCTGGCTCGCGGCGGCAGCGGCGATGTGCTGGCCGGGCTGATCGCCGGTTTGCTGGCCCAGGGCATGACGCCATTTGACGCCGCGTGCCTAGGTGCGTTTGTCTGCGGGTGGGCGGCGGACTACCTGGTCCGCCAGCGTTCCGCCCGCGGCGTGATCGTGCGTGAAATCGCCGACGCTATCCCCTACGCCTTCCGCGAGTTGGAGGCCGTGAAGGGCAAGACGCCCTTCGGACGGCCCGGCGCGCGCTGA
- a CDS encoding polyprenyl synthetase family protein, translating into MSDKLPAELSAAFERYSEMVDDQLAAIIGAEEQVASLHDGMLYSMGLDIPDRAARGKRLRPVLCLLTAESLGAAAEEALAFACGIELMHNFALVHDDIEDGDEVRRDRPSTHLKYGLAHGVNIGDYLFCKVWSVLLDEPRWSDATRLELMRLMSSTLDHTHIGQSLDISARDRGENFRMEEYYRLVREKTAYYLAAPMVGGAIVAGADAEIRDALSRFGHALGPMFQITDDLLDLTKGKGRGGLLGSDIKEGKRSFLVADVASRADAADRTRLFEILDKSREDTTSDDVAWVIELFERCGTLDVARARCKELLEEGIAALESVPQPLRDQLTAVARQVSTRQR; encoded by the coding sequence ATGTCAGACAAACTACCCGCCGAACTCTCCGCCGCATTCGAGCGATACTCCGAGATGGTCGATGACCAACTGGCCGCGATCATCGGCGCAGAGGAGCAGGTCGCCTCGTTGCACGACGGCATGCTGTACTCGATGGGCCTGGATATTCCGGATCGCGCGGCGCGCGGGAAGCGCCTTCGCCCCGTGCTCTGCTTGCTGACCGCCGAGAGCCTCGGCGCAGCCGCCGAGGAGGCGTTGGCCTTCGCCTGCGGAATCGAACTCATGCACAACTTCGCCCTTGTCCACGACGATATCGAGGACGGCGATGAAGTCCGGCGTGATAGGCCTTCGACGCACCTGAAGTACGGCCTCGCGCATGGCGTGAACATCGGCGATTACTTGTTCTGCAAAGTCTGGTCTGTGCTTCTCGATGAGCCGCGCTGGAGCGATGCCACGCGCCTTGAGTTGATGCGTCTGATGTCCTCGACGCTCGATCATACGCACATCGGCCAGAGCCTCGACATCTCCGCCCGTGATCGCGGCGAAAACTTCCGCATGGAAGAGTACTATCGCCTGGTTCGTGAGAAGACCGCATACTACCTCGCGGCTCCTATGGTCGGTGGTGCCATTGTTGCCGGTGCGGATGCGGAGATCCGCGACGCGTTGTCGCGCTTCGGTCACGCGCTCGGGCCGATGTTCCAGATCACCGATGACTTGCTCGACCTGACCAAGGGCAAAGGTCGCGGCGGCCTTCTGGGCAGTGACATCAAGGAAGGCAAACGCTCGTTCCTTGTCGCCGACGTCGCCTCACGTGCAGATGCAGCCGACCGCACGCGTCTTTTTGAAATCCTCGACAAGTCTCGCGAGGACACGACGTCCGATGATGTCGCGTGGGTAATTGAATTGTTCGAGCGTTGCGGAACACTGGATGTGGCGCGCGCCCGTTGCAAAGAATTGCTGGAAGAAGGCATCGCAGCTTTGGAGAGTGTCCCCCAGCCGTTGCGCGATCAGCTTACAGCCGTTGCGCGCCAGGTCAGTACGCGTCAGCGCTGA